The region CATGTATAAGCGTGAATTATAAATGAGTGCCGGCAAAGATTATAATTCCTACAATCTTTGTATGAATACATTATATATGAATACTGTATACAATGTCAAGATGCATTCATGAGAAAAATTCATTTATAAGACGCCGGAACGAAAAAAAGGAATTTAGTTCTTGCTAATCACATGGAAAAGTATTATATTAGAAAGACAGTAAGTACAATTTTTAAGGAGGAACACAAGATGCAGATCCAGAAGGATATGTTAATAGGCGCACTGCTTGAGATGGACGAGAACATTGCACCTATGTTAATGCGCGCAGGTATGCATTGCCTCGGCTGCCCGGCATCTCAGGGTGAGTCCCTGGAGGAAGCCTGCCAGGTTCATGGAATAGACTGTGATGTTCTGGTTTCCCAGATTAACGAAGTGTTGGCAGACAGATAGAATATGTTACAGGAGGCAGTCCTTAAGGACCAGCCTCCTGTTTTTTTGGGGGCAACGAGCCGGGCGGACATGGCTGCAGGTTCCTCTGCGACTGCAGCGATAGCCATAAGAAATCGGGGAGCGGGTTTCTTATGGCTGCCGCTTATCCTCTCTGTAATGCATGGGGCTGACGCCGAATTCCTGCTTGAAGATTTTTGAAAAGGTTAGATCAATTAACGGTACATTTTCATGTAATCGCCGTGGGCTTCTATGAGTTCGTCCACCATGGAACGGATATCCTTTAAACTAAGCTCGGCAGCAGTATGTGGATCCAGCATGGCAGCCTGGTATATGGTTTTTCTGTCTCTGGTATGGGCTGCTTCTATGGTGAGAAGCTGGGGATTGATGTTGGTCATATTCATGGCTGCCAGCTGGGTAGGGATACGGCCTACATGGCAGGGGGTGATCCCGCTTCCATCAACAAGACAGGGGACTTCCACACAGGCATCGGCAGGAAGATTATGGATCAGACCTTGGTTTAATACACTTGCGCCGATCTTGTATGGCTTGTTGGTCAGGATGGCTTCCATAATGTAGGAGGCGTATTCACGGGAGCGGGTATGGGTGATCTCCCCATGATTTAATATAGAGTTTTTTTCCGCTTCCCATTCGTTGATCTGCTTGATGCAGCGTCTGGGATACTCATCCAGAGGGATCTGGAATTCATCGATCATATCCGGATATCCGGATTTTATAAACAATGGATTGTATTCCGCATTATGTTCACTGGATTCCGTACAATAATAGCCCAAATGGCTGATGTACTCCAAACGGACCATATCTTTATGCTTTTCCATCTGATTTTTCTCAAGGGCCTTCTGGCGGATCATAGGGTAGAGGTCATTACCCGCCTTGTCATGAAGCTTTAAGAGCCAGGCCATATGGTTGATTCCTGCAATCAGCTCGGTCCTACCCTCCAGCTTATCCTCCATGTCAAGCTCCTTTAATAGAGTTTCTGAGCATACCTGAACGCTGTGGCATAAGCCAATGGTTTTAATGGACGTATAGCGCTGCATGTAGCCGGTTAAGATTGCCATGGGATTGGTATAATTTAAGAAATATGCATCAGGACAAACTTCTTCCATGTCTCTGGCAAAATCCTCCATAACAGGAATGGTCCTTAATCCCCTCATGATGCCGCCGATCCCAAGGGTATCCGCGATGGTCTGCCTTAAGCCATACTTTTTAGGGATCTCAAAGTCAATGATGGTACAGGGATCATATCCGCCTACCTGGATGGCGTTCACGACAAAGGTGGCGCCGGACAGTGCCTTTTTCCGGTTTTCCACTCCCAGATAAGTTTTTATGTCAGCCCGCCCCTGATTCACATTTTTGTTGATTGCATTAAGAATCAGCTCTGAATCAGCAAGCCGGACCGGGTCAATGTCGTATAGGGCGATCTGAGCATCAGAAAGTACCGGTGTGCACATGCAGTCGCCCAGTACATTTCTGGCAAATATCGTGCTTCCAGCGCCCATAAAAGTTATTTTTACCATGTTTCTTCCTCCTTGTTTTCCTTGTCTGTCTTATGAGGATATTGTATAATTGCAGCAGGAAAAAAGATAGGATGTTTGTTTCATGAATTTGTCGTTTTGTTGTATGGAGGGAGTATTATGAATCAATCGGCAAGAGGATTGACCATTTATTACTGCGGCCGTGAGCAGTGTGCATCCGGGCATTTTTTCGGACCTGCAATCCGGAAACATTATCTGATGCATGTGGTACTTGGGGGGAAAGGCCTCTACCGGGCAGGGGGCATGGAATATGCGTTAAAGGAAGGAGATGCATTTTTAATAAAGCCCCAGGAGGTTACTTATTATCAGGCGGATAAGGACGAGCCATGGGAATATGCCTGGGCGGCTTTTGCCGGCACGGAAGCAGAGCGGCTTTTATCCGATTACCGCCAGGATGAAAACGGGTATGTATACCATTTTTCTCACGGAGAGGAATGGCGTACTTCTATCGTTCAGCTGGCAGATGCCTTCCAGAGGGGGGGACACAATATGGATGAAATGGCGGGATACCTTTATCTATTGTTTTCCCGGTTTCCCATGCAGGACAGGGAAGGGGGAGAATACGAAAAAAGCTATTTGTCCCGTGCAGAGGGGTATATCCGCCATAATTACAGTTACCCCATTCAGATCGGAGATGTTGCAAACTATGTGGGCATTGACCGGACCTATTTGTACAGGCTTTTTATGAAATACAAAAGCATCTCCCCCAAGCAGTATCTGACGGCCTACCGGATCATGGAGGCAAAGCGTTTGCTGGAGGAAACAGGGCTGAGTATCACGGAAGCCGGTTTATCCTGCGGTTTTCATGATGCTTCGGTATTCTGCAAAAGTTTTCTAAAGACCGAGGGGGAATCCCCTCTCCAGTATCGGAAAAAGATACGGAAAGAGATTCGGTAAATATAACAAAATACCATGTACCTACCGGGACAATTATCAGGTCCTGAATCCGGTCAATGCCGGTTGGCTCAGGCTGAGGCTCCAGGGCTTTTGTGAGGATATTAAACAGGAATAAGAAAAATAGTCCGGTCAGGCATTGACTGGACTATTTTAATGTAATAAATTACATTATCTTTCAGGAACCTTTCATTTTTATTGAAAAAAATTTTACAGCATGTTATAATTCCTAAAAATAATGCATTATTCCTCAAAAACTGAGCATAGGGGATGA is a window of [Clostridium] saccharolyticum WM1 DNA encoding:
- a CDS encoding DUF1858 domain-containing protein, with translation MQIQKDMLIGALLEMDENIAPMLMRAGMHCLGCPASQGESLEEACQVHGIDCDVLVSQINEVLADR
- a CDS encoding AraC family transcriptional regulator, producing MNQSARGLTIYYCGREQCASGHFFGPAIRKHYLMHVVLGGKGLYRAGGMEYALKEGDAFLIKPQEVTYYQADKDEPWEYAWAAFAGTEAERLLSDYRQDENGYVYHFSHGEEWRTSIVQLADAFQRGGHNMDEMAGYLYLLFSRFPMQDREGGEYEKSYLSRAEGYIRHNYSYPIQIGDVANYVGIDRTYLYRLFMKYKSISPKQYLTAYRIMEAKRLLEETGLSITEAGLSCGFHDASVFCKSFLKTEGESPLQYRKKIRKEIR
- the melA gene encoding alpha-glucosidase/alpha-galactosidase; the protein is MVKITFMGAGSTIFARNVLGDCMCTPVLSDAQIALYDIDPVRLADSELILNAINKNVNQGRADIKTYLGVENRKKALSGATFVVNAIQVGGYDPCTIIDFEIPKKYGLRQTIADTLGIGGIMRGLRTIPVMEDFARDMEEVCPDAYFLNYTNPMAILTGYMQRYTSIKTIGLCHSVQVCSETLLKELDMEDKLEGRTELIAGINHMAWLLKLHDKAGNDLYPMIRQKALEKNQMEKHKDMVRLEYISHLGYYCTESSEHNAEYNPLFIKSGYPDMIDEFQIPLDEYPRRCIKQINEWEAEKNSILNHGEITHTRSREYASYIMEAILTNKPYKIGASVLNQGLIHNLPADACVEVPCLVDGSGITPCHVGRIPTQLAAMNMTNINPQLLTIEAAHTRDRKTIYQAAMLDPHTAAELSLKDIRSMVDELIEAHGDYMKMYR